In the genome of Mytilus edulis chromosome 3, xbMytEdul2.2, whole genome shotgun sequence, one region contains:
- the LOC139516726 gene encoding uncharacterized protein, translating to MRARAKQTISSIFFIVVLVVVFYTFYFDKPTFLKSDSSNRQSQISSETGSLTAENTVGKVITRNEKGWTIDQKICHQNYDFVLAHLKDPPHTPIFVYTTEEDKWVSGSIIAHGAWEGGHVGTIHNYMKKFPHAVFLDIGANIGMFSISIAAHGYRVISIDCLEGNVMRLCASMKAAKLTDKMTVVYNALSHTHEKVSLGKYHGNVGGTYVKQGTHSHQKGTESVNSIFLDDLLEIYSFDQVVIKMDVETFEANVLKGGYKFFEQVKVEALLMEFVAHREKESGKFIADFLISHGLEPNVADSVKNDYTKWGNEVLFLRKRKVAATVPITLPTVLSENKNKITITSKNEALGKVISYSGNKWMSDENFCPTDTSKFVSTKLGRPYNVPMFVYTMKEDQWVSGRIIQGGIWEEDLVNKVLVQMNNFPNAVFIDIGSNIGVFSLAVASKGRTVISIDCLKGNVERLCNSIKSAGFDQRMTIVYNALSNERKNFSLGTYEGNVGGTYIKEPAYGDSLISSILLDDLLPLFELKEVVVKMDVETHEANVLHGAKKFFDSVKVHYFLLEFVSHKGKPSGSFISNFFDSYGMEPILPSTSQLADTSTWPNEVAWRRKKEDNTKKEEKLTVRDTEKRNIPQTLDEFSHSKKITSDQETLGKVISRSSFVQQWTEANFSCQAKSNFVRANLNRDRNTPIYVYTQEEDKWVSGSIIRNGNWEGDLVQQIAVIFNEFPDATFLDIGANVGMFSLSLAKHGKRVIAFDCLKGNVERLCASMKANAGFENRMTIVYNALSNQREKVTLGTYSGNVGGTFVKKITSNTGNVDNTVDSILLDDILEIFKFDNKVIIKMDVETFELKILEGADKFFSTVEVEAILLEFVSHRGNKSGTDIIQFLEKHKLFPVLGPGMDRYDTNTWKKGEVMFRRKSS from the coding sequence ATGAGGGCAAGAGCAAAGCAAACGATATCAAGTATTTTCTTCATTGTGGTGTTGGTTGTTGTTTTCTACACATTTTACTTTGATAAACCAACATTTCTAAAGTCAGATAGTTCTAACAGACAATCACAAATTTCATCTGAAACTGGATCGTTAACTGCTGAAAACACTGTTGGAAAAGTAATCACACGAAACGAAAAAGGATGGACAATTGACCAAAAAATATGTCATCAAAACTACGATTTTGTACTTGCACATTTAAAGGACCCTCCTCACACACCTATTTTCGTATATACTACTGAGGAAGATAAATGGGTGTCTGGAAGTATAATAGCCCATGGTGCTTGGGAAGGTGGCCATGTTGGTACAATTCATAATTACATGAAAAAGTTTCCACACGCAGTGTTCCTTGATATTGGTGCTAATATTGGAATGTTTTCAATCTCTATTGCTGCTCATGGATATAGAGTTATTTCAATTGATTGCCTAGAGGGAAATGTCATGCGCCTTTGTGCTTCAATGAAGGCCGCTAAATTGACAGACAAAATGACTGTAGTGTATAATGCCTTATCTCATACACATGAAAAAGTTTCATTGGGCAAGTACCATGGCAACGTAGGAGGAACTTATGTTAAGCAGGGGACACATAGTCATCAGAAAGGAACCGAATCAGTTAATTCAATTTTTCTTGATGATCTATTAGAAATTTATAGTTTTGATCAAGTTGTCATAAAAATGGATGTAGAAACTTTTGAAGCTAATGTTTTGAAGGGAGGCTACAAATTTTTTGAACAAGTAAAAGTGGAAGCATTATTAATGGAATTTGTTGCACATAGAGAAAAAGAGAGTGGTAAATTCATTGCTGATTTCTTGATATCTCATGGCTTGGAACCAAATGTTGCAGACAGCGTTAAAAATGATTATACAAAATGGGGCAATGAAGTTTTATTTTTACGTAAAAGAAAAGTTGCTGCTACTGTACCTATAACTCTCCCAACTGTtctttctgaaaataaaaataaaattacaatcaCTTCAAAAAATGAAGCTTTAGGAAAAGTCATATCATACTCTGGAAATAAATGGATGTCAGATGAAAACTTTTGTCCTACTGATACAAGTAAATTTGTTTCCACCAAATTAGGACGTCCCTATAATGTACCTATGTTTGTTTATACTATGAAGGAAGATCAGTGGGTTTCTGGGAGAATTATTCAAGGTGGAATTTGGGAAGAGGATCTTGTCAATAAAGTTTTAGTACAAATGAACAACTTTCCCAATGCTGTCTTCATAGATATAGGATCCAACATAGGAGTATTTTCATTGGCTGTAGCAAGTAAAGGCAGAACTGTTATCAGCATAGATTGTTTGAAAGGAAATGTTGAAAGGCTTTGTAATTCAATAAAATCTGCTGGTTTTGATCAGCGTATGACTATAGTTTATAATGCTCTTTCAAATGAAAGGAAGAATTTTTCTCTAGGCACTTACGAAGGCAATGTCGGAGGAACATATATAAAGGAACCAGCATATGGGGATAGCCTAATTAGCAGCATTCTACTTGATGACTTATTACCACTTTTTGAACTAAAAGAGGTAGTTGTAAAGATGGACGTTGAAACACATGAAGCCAATGTTTTACATGGTGCTAAAAAGTTTTTTGACTCTGTAAAAGTTCATTATTTCTTATTAGAATTTGTTTCTCATAAAGGTAAACCTAGTGGGAGTTTTATCAGCAATTTTTTTGACTCCTATGGAATGGAACCAATACTACCGTCCACGTCACAGTTAGCAGACACATCCACATGGCCAAATGAAGTGGCATGGAGGAGGAAAAAAGAAGATAATacaaagaaagaagaaaaattaaCAGTCAGAGACACTGAAAAAAGAAACATTCCACAGACTTTAGATGAATTTTCACATTCCAAAAAAATTACATCTGACCAAGAAACATTAGGGAAAGTAATATCACGATCATCATTTGTGCAACAATGGACTGAAGCTAATTTTTCTTGCCAAGCAAAATCTAATTTTGTGCGGGCAAATTTGAACCGTGATCGTAACACACCAATATATGTCTACACTCAAGAAGAGGATAAATGGGTTTCTGGTAGTATTATAAGGAATGGCAATTGGGAAGGTGACCTTGTCCAGCAAATTGCAGTCATTTTCAACGAATTTCCTGATGCAACATTTCTTGATATAGGAGCAAATGTAGGAATGTTTTCGCTGTCATTAGCAAAACATGGTAAAAGAGTGATTGCATTTGATTGTTTAAAAGGCAATGTGGAAAGATTGTGTGCGTCAATGAAAGCCAATGCTGGTTTTGAAAACCGAATGACAATTGTGTATAATGCATTATCAAACCAAAGAGAAAAAGTAACATTAGGTACTTATAGTGGTAATGTAGGTGGGACTTTTGTTAAAAAGATAACATCTAACACAGGAAATGTAGATAATACAGTCGATTCCATTCTATTGGATGAtatattagaaatatttaaatttgataataagGTCATTATAAAAATGGATGTTGAAACATTTGAATTGAAAATATTAGAGGGAGCTGATAAATTTTTTAGTACTGTTGAAGTTGAAGCTATATTGTTAGAATTTGTATCTCACAGAGGAAATAAATCTGGTACAGATATAATACAGTTTCTAGAAAAGCATAAACTTTTCCCTGTACTAGGCCCTGGAATGGATAGATACGACACTAATACATGGAAAAAGGGTGAAGTCATGTTCAGAAGAAAAAGCAGTTAA